The Anaerolineae bacterium genome window below encodes:
- a CDS encoding MoaD/ThiS family protein has product MHIRVTFYGRLKQDAGTRQAALELPGDRATVRDAVEAALKAYPALAAHLDTLACSVGAVLADPGTPIHDGDEIGFLPPVSGG; this is encoded by the coding sequence ATGCACATCCGCGTGACATTCTATGGCCGCCTGAAGCAGGACGCCGGGACGCGCCAGGCGGCGCTGGAATTGCCTGGCGACCGCGCTACGGTGCGCGATGCGGTGGAGGCCGCGCTGAAGGCGTATCCGGCCCTGGCCGCGCACCTGGATACGCTCGCCTGCTCGGTCGGCGCAGTGCTGGCCGACCCCGGCACGCCTATCCACGACGGCGATGAGATCGGCTTCCTGCCGCCGGTCAGCGGCGGCTAA
- a CDS encoding molybdenum cofactor biosynthesis protein MoaE: MTTRVTDAPLELAPLLAETEDDACGALVIFSGVVRNTNDGRPVSGMTYDAHVALAERVLAEIEAEALARFGVRHCRIVHRVGTLALGEVSVYVVVRAAHRAEAFEAARYAIDEVKARAPIWKEEHYTDGASRYLDGTPLRIPSPEADAR, from the coding sequence ATGACCACACGGGTAACAGACGCTCCGCTGGAACTGGCCCCGCTGCTGGCAGAGACTGAGGACGACGCCTGCGGGGCGCTGGTGATCTTCAGCGGAGTCGTCCGCAACACCAATGACGGACGCCCGGTCAGCGGCATGACCTATGACGCGCATGTGGCGCTGGCTGAGCGCGTGCTGGCCGAGATCGAAGCGGAGGCGCTGGCCCGCTTTGGCGTCCGCCACTGCCGGATCGTCCACCGGGTCGGTACGCTGGCCCTGGGCGAAGTCAGTGTCTACGTGGTCGTACGCGCCGCGCACCGGGCGGAAGCCTTTGAGGCGGCTCGCTACGCCATTGATGAGGTTAAGGCGCGCGCGCCGATCTGGAAGGAAGAGCATTACACGGACGGCGCCAGCCGCTACCTGGATGGCACCCCGCTGCGCATCCCATCCCCGGAGGCTGACGCCCGGTGA